The Maniola jurtina chromosome 13, ilManJurt1.1, whole genome shotgun sequence genomic interval AAATAAAACATGGAAGACACTCTAGGGACGCGCCGCCCCTTTTTTGCCAAACGAAATAAAACTTAGTCTGAGTTATTATCAAAagtcggtcaagtgtgagtcggataCTATGTGagaattttaactctctacctacctatcacgTTCACTagttacagcccgctgacagacggacggacgggtggACGGCGGAGGCTTAGTGATTAGGTCTTGTTGGCACAattttgggtacggaactctaatagtatttatttatttatttaattatttatttagtatgaCCTTACTGATGCTCTCTATGTGCTCTATTTCACTCTGTCAGTGTGCGTTGTGCCTCAGAGCGTAAAAGCCAAGTTAAGGATGCTATAGGGTAAAAAGGAAATaagaaaaatctattctaattTTTGCtcgatttattttttaaatatggtaaaaattattttgaattaaagaTACTGGTCTTCTCTCTCTGAAATTAAATCATACGCCATGATGATGCATAGGCATATGCGCCGTGTTATGTTTTATACCACCCATTCCCAAAAGCGAAGGCATCGGTGTTGCCAATCCGTGAGCGTGATACATGGGTCTCCTCCTGTGGGCATCCAAATCTCTTCCTGTCACCATTGCGAAGTCATATCTCTCTTTAATACCCATTCTATTAGGGTGAACTTGTCCCACATAACCTACGTGATCTGGTTCGAGAAGTGCATTAATGTTAATATGTGGCATATTTTCATTCCTCATATTTTCATATTCCATGTTTTCTGGACCCATCATGCTAATGTGCGCTTTATTTCCGGGTCTCATATAAACACGTCCCATATTTCCGAGTCTATCTTCATGTTCTATATGCCCGTCATTTTGATGTCTAGAATGACCGCCCATGTTTCTCATTCTACCCTCCGAGTTTCTCAAATATCCCCAAACGTTTGGGTCACCATTATACGAATGGCTGACAAGGCTTCCAAGCCCGCCGTTTCTAGAATAGCCCCAGATATTAGGCTCGTTATGAAGCTGTCTTGATCTACCATTGTACCTCAAGTAATGGTCATCGTGATCATCAACGTAATCATAGTACCTGTGATCATTTCTCAACATGTTCTTAATAACTTCTTCCGAGTTCAGACCATGGTTCATGCCGTATCTTTGGTGTACGTTATGTTTTAAGGGTGGTAAGAATTTTTGGAGAAAAGCGGAGTTATCATTCTTCTGGTCTTTAACGGTACTAGTCTTTGAATTTTCACTCTCCGAACTCACTGCTAGGATCAAGGAGAAAAGAGCCTGTAAAATAAAGCAATTAAGTTATGtctcagtttttttttcagttatcACTTTTACCTACGTCTTTTTTGAGGGTTTAATAGACAACCAAAaaccaaaacaaacaaatcgGTTAGGTGCGTGTTGAACtcgctcacgaagggttccgtacatcttacaagaaataactttttttaattttcaaggtgGCCATTTAGAAATTAACACTGTGAAAAATTCaattatctaattattatagttaaggAGAAAcaatccgctgacagacagacggacggacggacagcggatcgggaacggaaccctataacCAACAACAAGAATTAACTTTGTTAAATTATTACAACTTTTTTCAGCTTAACCCGAGACCTCCGCCGTATGAGCTAGCCACAAGCAACGAGCCAAAGAGGCAGATACATATTATAGGgttgccagatgccccgtattttacgggttaccccgtatttcagggtatgataatacagaaacctgtaattgcgaaaataaaatatggagtAAATAAACTCCCGTATTTTGTACAAATTCAGCCgaagctggctggcgaaacccAAACCCTGACGTTTTGTCCactagaaagaatattttccttgtgcgacaatgcgtgaACCAATACCCGCGTAGCCAAAACCGACTcaatattgatactgtgaagagCGGAATCACAAGTTAAGGtgcaaagatttttatacatttgtttCAAAAAATGAAGAGCTTAAAAGCTGTTTCtccaaacaataattatttaaaatatatctatgtaaaacactatctcccgtaaaaaaatctaagccccgtatttttgatgctggTAGCGCGTAAAGATAGAAAGTTGTAGATGACAACCCTAGATAGATACATTCTAACTTACCAATATAAATAACTTCATCTTGGCTACAGTTATCATCGTCAAGACTCAAGACAATCGCTCCAACTGATCTCAACATCACCCAGTTTCAGTATAAATATGAAATTGCGTTTCTATAATTGCCAATTGCAATGCCGTGCCTGTAAACATCGGATATCAAAGTATCGACCTTATTCATACTATATGTTTAATTCTTTATTATAGTTGCATTGGGCTCGTACacctaataattataatattataaaaaatcgggcaagtgcgagtcaggctcgcgcactgagggttccgtactcgggtattttttcctacattttgcaagataaatcaaaaactattataggtAACTATGTTAAGTCTGGCTACCGCGCAGCGTGGTGCAGCCAAAGCCTACTCTGCGAGGAGATCCGTGGTCAGTTATAGTGAGCCGGTgagttgatgatggtgatgattagTCAGATTCGCGTGTACAGATAAaacagaatgtacaggtaaagccatttcatatgatatcatatgaaagggctataTGTCATGACCTTTTatatcccacttgatatagttatcttaatttgaaaattgaacacggttttaggatttttttcccaaaacctatctacctgccaggacgtaccctagaggttttcttgacagacacgacagacggacagacagacagacaacaaagtgatcctataagggttccgttttccttttgagctaagGAACCCTATAaggttaagtgcgagttgggctcaCACGCAAAGGGTTTCGTAATTCGTACTTTGCAATATTGCAAGGTCTACactctacatctcctgaggatgctccggtgtcggagcgaaacgtgcgtcgagtgtgttgtCGTGGATTTGGATTGTGTAGTGGTAcctacttggggcttgcttggtggctggcttttcctgcatgcttagcagtgggagggcggctggtgcatgtcgcatgctgcatgttgtgccatacagatttgcctttttcagcggattagAGCAAATTTGCTTTTGATTCCTGATATCCGACTTCCataaagtaacgcctgcttctatacaatatttgCACCGTACAAGTAATAGcactttctattttttttaatttttatggcagccattttgaaatttttattatttgctgttatagcggcaatagaaatatacattctgtgaaaattccaactctacctattacggttcacgagatagaccgtacagccagctgacagacggacggatagcggagacTAGGAGTAATAGGGGTTCCGTAGACAGCTTTAGGTTACGGGCCTCTAAAAACTAAGTAGATATGTAATTATTGGTGATACATATAATATagtcagtgacggattaacccttaaacaaattaagcaattgcctagggcatcacgtctgagggggcaccagaagaagcacaaaaaaaaatccattcttagggcatcacgtctcactctcacgtcaccaaaaaccacaccaaaaaaagtttctaggactaatttgaagatTCGCTCGTTTTAAGTagacatagagtccgatctagagtcataaccccactcccgcttgcccactcgctgcccgcttgtgcattcaaCAATTCGAACCtaactactccacttctaaagtacatattacatctcatcatcttattttacaaaaaactaatgtttttaggcggtaaaggtttaaagaccgattctagtggACATACGGATAGTAGTccagtaattctgtaatatgagatggaaagttttcagaatgttatgcaaattggtggttttatagatttcgatgtgctctttccgaatttttattttgccacctcgtacctttgccgctcgcgccgccatcttggaaaaatggcgcccaaaaacagttttttcccgataacttctttcccactcattttacgataaaaatggcaatgtaacaattaaactagagacaatttcctacaatttgtgtagtcacctttttttgtagactcaatagtttcagcgtacgagtgccacaaagcccactccaacactcgttttggctaaataactcatttccaccccaccatgtggtagagtgagtggcgtgattttttttatggtatctccaggaaccggtagtcaccttcaatttaagccatcagttcgaccagagaatattaacactcttcagaattctgctcgagataagagtaaatatactgcatcgcagtttcgatctcacgtacatatgagccttttttttgggttttaaacccaaaagatgcccatgggaccttattactaagcctccgctgtcatccgtttgcttgtccgtctgtctgtcagcgtgctgtatctcatgaaccgtaataggtaaaaagttgaaatttttacataatgtgtatttttattgccgttataataacaaataataaaaatttcaaaatggccgccatgaaaaaaaaaataaaaaagagcattatatcttgtattatggtacggaacccttcctatgtgagttggactcgcacttgaccgatttttcggcgtctcgagcatgtttataatgtggttgcagtcaatacacaatatcgcaattcgtgcatgaaaaattttacctcgcactacaaactaaaaaaataaaaaaatgggtcaagtgcaagcccaactcgcacacgaagggttccgtccgtaccatcaaacaagaaataacattacttttttgtttttttttcatgtcagccattttgaaatttttattatttattgttataacggcaatagaaatacacattttgtgaaaatttcaactctctatctattacggttcacgagatacagcccgctgacagacaaacggacggacggccggacgaacggatgacagcggagacttagtaataaggtcccgtcggcatcctttgggttcgaaaaccaaaaaaaaggtccatattcatatgagatcgaaactgcgatgcagtatatttactcttatctcgagcagaattctgaagagtgttagtattctctgaatgaagtgatggcttaaattgaaggtgactaccgtctcctggagataccataaaaaaaaatcacgccactcactctaccacatggtggtgtggaaatgagttatttagccaaaacgtgtgttggagtgggctttgtggcgctcgtacgctgaaactattgagtctacaaaaaaaggtgactacacaaattgtaggaaattgtctttaatttaattgttacatagccatctttatcgtaaaatgagtgggaaagaagttatcgtgaaaaaactgtttttgggcgccatttttccaagatggcggcgcaagcggcaaaggtacgaggtggcaaaataaaaattcggaaagagcacatcgaaatctataaaaccaccaatttgcataacattctgaaaactttccagataagcccctttttgacgaccaaattactgggctatagGGGGGCCCAcgggcatggattgcttagggcaccaagtagtcttaatccgtcactgaatATAGTTAGTAagtattcaaatttaaaatgcCCTACCATGAACCTAAGTATACGTTCATGTGCCCTACATAAAAATTGCGGTGATATCCTAGCGATTGAGGCATCAGCcttcgtttttttttacaaatggtagcgtacctagtttaattttaagagTTTCTGCAAATATTAAAGTCTCTTTAAAGACTCAAAACTTAACCTCTTATTTAAGAAACCCTAAGgaccggcgcacatatggcggagcgcagagcagagcatgcccgcgaagttttctaatcgcgtgacacattacgcgaatttctaccagagaaagcgcgagcacgcgcgggactgcgcgcggatgcgcgagtatccgcacggatgcacaattgattttagatattatttcaatgcgGACTATGTCGacaatattttgactgtgaaaaacgctttgcgctgcgctccgccatattatgtgTCCCGGCCCTTATACTACGAAAACCTACCATAATACGTCCATGTACCATTTCGTCTCAAAGATGACATTTTCGCAAAATTCCTTTTTGTCATTTCTCAgaataagggccggcgcacatatggcggagcgcagcgtagagcatgcccgcgaagttttctaatcgcgtgaatttgtaccagataatgcgcgagcacgcACGGGACTGCGCGCCGATACACAATTGATTTTACATATTTCAATGAGGATAATGCAAGGGATAATGTCGATAttttttgactgtgaaaaatgctctgcgctgcgctccgccatgtGTGCCCCGGCCCTTACAGtccttttctattttttttacttaaatgtCATATTGAGAAACATTTTGAGAAAAGACCTAATGCTGCAAGATTAAGCTGTGGGGATTTAAGTACATTTTGAGAAATGACTAAAAGGACATTCTGAGAAATGATAAAAAGGACATTCCGAGAAATGACGAAAAGGACATTGTGAGAAATGACAAAAAGGACATTTTGAGAAATGACAAAAAGGACATTTTGAGAAAAGGTCGATACGCACTGAAACAGACTTTAACCAGATTTCATAACAGGTtactttaaagtaaaaaaaaaaaaaactggtttgTAAGAAAGTTTAATTATCATAGAAGTTTTGAAAAGGTCTCCAGTGTGTTTATTAACAAAGAAACTAAACAATTAATTTAGATAAGtactaacatattattatgattttatgCTAGGTGTTTTAGTCTaggaataataattaaataaatttccttttatataaatacaCTAGATGTGATTACCCAAGTAAATGTTCTTAAAATAACTAacagtacatacatacatacatacatcgtGCGCTGGGAGCGAAGGGCTACCGTCTAACAAACATTCATACATAAAGGCCGATTTACATTACGCCAGCTATCAATTGCTGAGTTGTACAGACTGT includes:
- the LOC123870965 gene encoding uncharacterized protein LOC123870965, which gives rise to MITVAKMKLFILALFSLILAVSSESENSKTSTVKDQKNDNSAFLQKFLPPLKHNVHQRYGMNHGLNSEEVIKNMLRNDHRYYDYVDDHDDHYLRYNGRSRQLHNEPNIWGYSRNGGLGSLVSHSYNGDPNVWGYLRNSEGRMRNMGGHSRHQNDGHIEHEDRLGNMGRVYMRPGNKAHISMMGPENMEYENMRNENMPHININALLEPDHVGYVGQVHPNRMGIKERYDFAMVTGRDLDAHRRRPMYHAHGLATPMPSLLGMGGIKHNTAHMPMHHHGV